TTTGCCAAGAATTCGCCGATACTGTTTACCATCTTCAAGTAAAGTTCCAGTATCTTTAGAGAGCTTCTGATTAGGTTCCATGGGGATGGAGGAGGGTTTGCAATCAGAGAAATCAGAAGAAGCCAACAAGTCAAGAACATACTTTCGTTGACATAAGGATATTCCATCTGCATTCCTGGCGATCTCAATCCCAAGAAAGAATTTTGGTTCTCCAAGGTCTCTCAACTGGAAAAAACTACTCAGTTGCGAAGTTAGTTCAGCAGATGCAGCTTCTGTAGTACTCGCAATAAGTATATCGTCAACATAAACCAGAACCACCAAAAAGAATCCATCTTGAGCTTTCACAAATAGAGTATGATCACCATGACATTTCTCAAATCCAAGACTAACCAAAGTGGTTTTAAACTTGATGAACCACTGTCGGGAAGCTTATTTGAGACCATAAATAGATTTGTGTAATCTACACACAGCATTAGGAGAGACTTCCTGACCTTGTATTTCTGAATATCCAGGTGGCAGCTTCATGTATATCTCTTCCTCAAGGTCACCATTAAGAAGGGCATTAGAAATGTCAAGTTGATGTAAATACCATTTCATCTTTGGTGCAAGTGAAAGAAGAACCTTGACTGTAACCATTTTAGCCACAGGAGAGAAAGTATTAAAGAAGTCAATGCCCTCTTGCTGAGTGTAACCTTTAGCTACAAGACGCGCCTTATGACGTTCAATACTTCCATCTGCTAAGAATTTGATAGTGATTATCCATTTGCAACCTACTGCAACTTTCCCAGCAGGAAGATCACATATGCTCCATGTACCTGTTCTCACAAATGCACTAATCTCCTTTCCCATAGCATCATTCCATACTTTGTCCAGCCTAGCTTCAGAATATTTTTGAGGTAATTTTGTGGCGGtgattatattaataaaagcTCCAAAAGGCTCAGATAAAtatgaataagaaatataatttgttaatGGATAAGGGGAAGTTTTAGTAGTAGTAGGAGTATTATTATAGCAATGAAAGTCCTGCAAATGGGAAGGCAGTTTTCTCTGTCGAGTTGATTTAGGTTCAGAAGGAACAAAAATCATGGATGATGACTCATCATGATTGTGAGGAGCATCGGAAGATGATTGCACTAGAGGCAGATGTTCATCGTTGTTTGGTGCAGGGAGATAAATATGAGGAAAGAAGTCTTTTGCAGCATCCGTGATATTAGATGaagcaaaaggaaaaatatccTCATAAAAAATGACATGTCGAGAAATAGAAACTGAGTATGTCTCTATATCTAATAGCTTGTACCCTTTATAACCCATCGGATAGCCTAAAAATATGCAAGCTTTGGCTCTAGGATCAAACTTAGTCCTAGACTTAGGAGAAGTAGAACAATAACATAAACACCCAAAGGCTTTAAGACTAGAGTAATCTGGTTTTCCCTTAGTTAGTCTTTCATAAGGAGTTTCATTATTTATAACAGGTGAGAGTAATCTATTAATAAGAAACACAGCTGTTAAAACACAATCTCCCCAATATTCTAATGGAATTCCAGATTGAAACATAAGAGCCCTAGCAACATTCAACAGGTGCTGATGCTTTCTCTCtactacaaaattttgttcaGGAGTTTCAGGACATGGATGATCAGCTTTAATTCCTTCTTTAGCAAATAActcattaaattttaattcatGTGCATTATCAGACCTAACTGAACAAACTTTAGTGTGATATTGAGTTTCTACCATTTTCAGGAATGAAGGAAAAACAGTGAGAACATCAGATTTCTGTTTAAGTAAATAAATCCAAGTAGCACGACTAAAATCATCAACAATTGTCAAGAAATACCTATAACTATCAACAGTTGGCACAGAAAACGGTCCCCAAGTATCTATATGAACCAATTCAAAAGCTTTTTCACGAATGTGATTCACAGATTTAAAAGGTAAATGTTTCTGTTTTGATAAATGGCAAACATGACAATGAGAAGAATCTttattaatcttttgtttAGGTAACATCAAAACATCAGAAAGAGTATCAATCTTTGCAAAAGAAGGGTGACCTAAACGTTTATGCCACATTTCAGATTCATTCTTAACACTAGAACATACAGACTTACCAGGAAAAGACGACACATCAACAAGACTTTTATCCAGATTCAGAATATATAAGTTGCCGACTTGACTACCTTTGCCAAGCATCAATTCCTTGGTAAGAGCCTGAATCATACATTCATCAGATGTAAAACTCACTTTAGATTGTAAAGTTTTAGTTAAAACACTAACACTCaaaagattaaatttaaattcaggaataaacaaaacattgtgTAAAGACAAAGCATCAGTGAGTTGAATAAAACCAGTGCCCTCTATTTTAACCGTATGGCCATTAGGGAGTCTAACAAAGGTTCTATCTAAGGCTTTGTAAGTGTGGTATAAATTCCTTTCATGAGTAACATGATGACTAGCCCCCGAATCTATAACCCAAGCTCTAAGAGACAACTCAGTTTCAATAGGTATAGAAGAGGTTAACATTTCATAATAAGTAGAGTCATATAAAGAAAGGAATGTACCAGTTATCTGTGAGATAGAAGGTACGGGATTTGAACTTGAAGCTATAGCCTTGTCAAAACATGAAGTGATACTAGGGGACTGGAGCTTAGTGCTTAAGTATGAGATCAGTTGTTGGATGTGATCATTAGACATAGTCTCATGTCCAGTGGCAGACATAGTCGGAGGTGCCTGAGTCTCAATCTGATCAGTACTAGCCAAGTTTGTGCTTCCAACATAAGTGTTCTCTTTGGCTCGTGGATGACCTGGAGGATACCCGTGGACTTTGTAGCACTTGTCCACAGTGTGGCCAATCCGGTTGCAATGAGtacattttggtttcttgaagtTACCTTGAGCTAGTAGAATAGTGTTCTGATCATTGAGAACTCCTTGAGTTTGAAAAGCAGCTGGACTTGGACTTGGAACTGATTTTGCAGCAAACCCAACCAAACGCTGACTTTCATCTTGATCTAGCATATTGTAGATTTCATTAAGCCCTGGTCGTGGCTTCATGTTGAAAATTTGACTCCGAATAGTGTTAAAATCATCACTCAAACCCATCAAAAATTGTATCACTCGACTTGTCTCTGCCTCTTCTAGCAGCTCCTTCACTTGGTCACAATCACATTTCTTTACACTGCGAGACTTTGTGTTAGCAAGTTGTTCCCACaaggtcttcttcttcgtaaaGTATGTAGAGAGATCCAGTTTGCCCTGCTGAAGAGTCATCACAGCTTGTTCAAGTTGATACCTCCTAGGCAAATTGTTCACCTTAAAACGAGTAAACAAATCAATCCAATTTCAACACCATCCTCATAATATAAGATACTGTCATAAATCTCCTTGTTCACAACATTAAGAATCCATGACTTCACCATACTGTTGCATCTACTCCAGATCCGAAAAGTAGAATCATCAACAGAGGGTCGCAACAAAGAACCATCAACAAAACCCAGCTTGTTTTTCGCATCTAAGCTAATTCTCATTGCAATCGACCAACTGTTATAGTTACTACCATCCAGAATATGAGCTACAATAGATAAACCTGGATGATCGGAGGAATGGAGGAGCAGTGGGTTTTCACCAGAGTCAGAAACCTTAAACCCATTTCCACCATAAACGTCCGATCGTTGAGCTAGCTGTTGTTTCAGTGTCGTGAGCTTCTGATCTTCAAGGATTGCTGCTTCACGAACAGATCTGACAGCTGAACCTTCATCATCAGGTGTAGAACCGCGAGTCTTCATTTTTCCTCCCTTCTTCaccatttttcttcaaatccaaGGTCGCGGAAAGACaatcggagaagaaagaagatcagAAAAGGTGTGattaagaagaaattgaagaaacgATGGTGAAAATCACCAGATTTGTGTGAGGAaatgctctgataccatattagaAATCATGAACAAAGAGAATTGTAGAATGATTTTCTATTTCCTCGAAGAATAAATGTGTTACAATGAgagtatatatacaattacTCTAAACCATCTAAACCAATGTACAATCTCTAAATAGCTAAACCAATCTAATCAAACCGGAATACTATATACAATCTAATAGTATAAGAGACAAGAGCTTAGGCAGTCAAATGTTTGTGCAAGTTTAAGGCGAAATCAAAAAGAGTAAGGAAgcgaaaaaagagaagaggaaacgAGAGGAGAAGCTAATGGCGGTGATACATCCTGAGAgaaatgcaaagaagaaactcaagTTAGCTGCAAAGAACAAGGCtaacaagaaaagaaggatTATGAGCAATAAAATGGATAGATGGTCACACTCTTAAGCTCCCATAACCACattaaaccatttttgtttatgttaacatagaaattattatttgagaTTAGACTTTTTCAGGTATTTATGATCCATTTTTGGTCTGTTACAATCCAATTCTAAACCATTGCATTTAACTTGTTTCTTAGCAGAAAAAAATTCCGACATTTATTTGATTACATAAACTTAAAAGAGataaactttattaaattatgattactaaaaaaaatatttaacaagaTTATCAATATGATTACGtctgttaaaaacaaaaaaggaatttgCCACGTGGCGACACTAAAATTACGTAATGTTCAAGTCAATCACCGGCGATGTGGCTTTTCTCGCCGCGAGTTGAGGCGGTTGAAATTGAGTTTCGAGACGACGTCGTTTCCAAGTAAATTGCACTAGcacgtttaaaaaaaaaatgcaataagaaaaataaaccatGAGTTCGTCTTCTTAATACCTAAATTAAATTCGATTTTTGAGACAAAGCTCGACAAGTCGTCGGCGGCGGTGTAAAAATAGTCGGAGCTATGGCGATGCAGGCCGGAGTTGGCTTATCCAGGATCTTTCTCTTAGCCGGAGCAGGTACTTCACTTTGATTTCTCTGCTCAATCTAACTCGCTCGTTTACTTACTGCTAATTGGGATCTGTATATCCTCCTGATACGTTTTTCGATTTGATGGAATCAAGGTTACACTGGTACGATCATGATGAAGAATGGAAAATTGTCGGATTTGTTGGGTGAATTGCAGGTACTTTTTTGATtctatgcatttttttttttgtttctctccttgatttttttatttttgactaATTGATTTGTGCTTTCGATAGAGTTTGGTGAAGGGAATGGAGAAATCTGGAGAAGGGTCTGAGGGAGATTCTGATGTTTCTGATGCTATAGCTGCACAGGTACATAAACTCATATTCATTGGATATAGGAATATTGGTGAGGGATGGTATTGATATCTTTTGCAATATTGGTGAGAAGGTTCGCCGGTTGGCTATGGAGATTCGACAGCTAGCTTCGCAGCAACACATAACGGTCATGAATGGAGTTTCTGGTGGTATGTGAAGATTAGGGATTTGTATTTCTACTCAAATAGTTTTGCTAAGTGTGtctctgtgtgtgtgtgtgttcaTCAGACTCTCTTGTTTTTTCAGCAAACCTACAAGCCCTTGCTGTTCCTGCTGCGGCATTGGGAGCTCTCGGATATGGTTATATGTGGTGGAAGGTGGGATTACTAAgttttcaatctcttctcttgtgaATTCTGCTGTTTTGTTGAAAAGAGATTTCAGTGTTGTAAGGGAACTAAAAACTGTTTGTGATTGTTCACTGATTAGGGACTCTCATTCACTGACCTTATGTATGTGACAAAAGCCAACATGGCTGCTGCAGTGGCTAACTTGACAAAGAATCTGGAGCAAGTTTCTGAGACTCTTGcggtgagttttttttgttgctttgtgtATGGTGTTTCTGGTGATATATTAAGCTGCAGGGTTAAAATTGGATCTTAATTGGTTGATTGTCAGGCTGCGAAAAGGCATTTAACACAAAGGATTCAGAATCTGGATGATAAGGTAGAAAAGCAGATCGATCTCTCGAAGGAAATCAATAGCCAGgtatgataatgatgatgttTACCTTCTCTTTAGTTCCTATGATTAGAGCTATTGGCTTTCATTGTTATGCATCTGTAGTGTCTTGAACAGTTTTGGAACGTGATGTGGTTGTGGTTATGCTACACAGGTTATTTCTGCTCGTGAGAATATCAGCTCACTTGAGATGGATTTGGAATCATTGCATAATTTGATTACTGGACTGGTGAGtcttagttttattttgttatgcCATATATAAGCAATGCTGAATATCaatagttttcttctctttcacacTCAATTGGCATGTGCTTTACTGCATCTGTCATGATTAAGGCGATTGCAGCTGTGAATCATTCAGTCTTTAAGATTAGATAAGGAATCAGAATCCTTCTCTATGGCATTTCACTCCTTTTAGTATATCTCCTAATTATTTTGGCATTTAACCTTGTTTTGCAGGATGGGAAGTTGGACACGCTGGAATACAAGCAGGTACATTCATCTTTTATGTTCTATTAAGCAGGCATCATTACCCAGAGAATCACCAACAATTGGTAACTCAGTACTGATTCTAATTCTGTTTCTGGTGGCAGGATGTCACAAATGTTTTCATGCTAAACTTGTATAACTATTTTGGAGGCAAGAGCACAAAGCTGCCTGAAATGGTAATTCAGATATGGGATATGTAAAATCGAATTGATCTCCCTATTTCTCTCCATAGTTATGACTATGTCtatttttggtgttaaaaCCTAAAAGTGTTCTAAtccctttttctttaatatctATAACTTTTGCAGTGCAAATATATTGTATAGTTGTTTATCTTACAAAGCAATTAACTTAATCTTACAGGAACAGCTTCAGCTTCCTGTAAACCAGAGGGCTCGTAATTTGCTTGCAGATGTTGAAACTAAGGtgtcttttctgttttatttatttaagaagTCACGTTTGCTTGTATTTAACGTGATTGTTCGCACTAttctaacaaaataaatggaaaCTTCTTCTCTTGCTGATAACAATATTTCGTCCAATCTGTTTCAGGGTCTGAAAAACTTGGCTGAAGAGCTGTTTAAAAGCAATGGCACACAGGTGACAACCACAGTGAAACAAATCAGTTTGAGTAAAGTGAATGTGAAGTCGAGGCCATTGTTATCAAGGTTTGGTCACTTTGCTTCACTGTCTCTGTCTTGTGAGTTTCATATGTTGATATAATAGAGGTGTGATAAAGGAAATGTGAATGCAGGGCTGCTTCAGCTAAGTGTTGATATGGAAGTTTTCCTGATGGCGGTTTGGCTTGCGGGATGTATATAACAAAACTCTTACTTATACAAATGGTCTCGTGAGCCGTAGAATGCTCTCTTACATCTATTCGTTGGTTTGGCTTTTTTCCCCCAAAACTTGGGTCTTATGATATTTTGGTTTGCACTTTGGAGGTTTTTCCTCGAATTGGAGTTTGTTTATTGACATGTGTAGTGTCCACTTTTGAACTTTGACgcaatttaaaataaagtacaTGTGGggaataattatattataccTAATCATGTGATGCATGTTTGCAATAAAAGTGGTTAATAGGTTAAAAGTTTATGGTGTTTCCATAGATGTATGTACAGAGTTAAATAATCAACTATTTCTGGATCAATACATTTAAAAGAGGGTGATAAATAACTGGGATGCCGCGACATGACGGGCAAGTGGAGCATAACTGAAACCACTTGTCAATGCAAAAAGCGTGGAACTGATGTCCACAATGTGGCAACACTCTCACAATGTCACTAACCATGTAATCCTCAAGACATATCACACATCTACTATTACATAACCTCACACCACATTCCTGCGAGAATGTTAATTTCGGGAGAGACTTCAaaatctccttcttcaagggttttgttttctgccTAAACCTGCAGTTGCAGTAGTGGAATAGAGACGGTGTAAACGATCATTCCGATTAAGAGATAGAGTGGTAATGAATCTGGTGACTTCAAGAAACCAACGATGGTCAGGTCAGGGTCATTAGGCAAATCTGCTGCTACGGCGGCTGCAGGGGAAATAGCGAAGGGAGAAGGAGGGGATGTCATGAGTGTAAGAGTCCTCGAAGAGATTTGCTGAAAGAAGCTTCCGACGAAGAGAAGATTACGATGTTATCAGGGCGTACGTATGTATGTGTGTTTGACCTTTTCTTGTTACAGTCTAAAATACCTTAGATTATTGAGAATTATGTATAGTTTATATTTCTTAATGGCGAATGCATACATTCTTTgtttatggatttttttttataggagTTTACTTCCAATACCAATTTGAAGAAGGAATTGTGTATATTCCTATTCATTGAGGGAAAAAcaatgtattatttttatacatattaGGATCATGCATAAAATTGTGTATTTGAATTACGTTAACTCTCTATTGACCATTGTTGAGTAGAGTGACACCAATagagaattttctttttcatttaaaacCTCTCTTCTTAATGTTATCTTCTTTTGAGTCCTTGTTCtcattaactttgtttttcttaagcaaattataaattattttttcttttattataaaaCGACGTCTATTATATTCTATAAGGAAGCCAAACCAACACAAGTCTaagaatgttttgtttgtacgCAGAAAAATGTTAGACTACAGTTTTATTATTCATAATTCATAGTACTAAAGTAATTTTTTGAAGAATGATTTTCTTTAATAAGGTATCATCAACATATActaccaaaaatatttaatttatccCACTAATTTTGAAGGCATCACGATTAATAATACGTGCTTAAAATCTTAATTCCGTAATAATGCTACACTTTTGAGaaatttgttaagtttatGATAGTTTGTATGATAGCCATCTTTTGACTGATCTAGTCGGACATAACCAAACACCCATTTACTGTTATTATCATCTGGAAACCCAATGAGAAGATAAGAGTTTTATGAAGCACACaagtgagaaacaaaaataaggaaCATATTTGGTTGGATCTATCATTAAACCAAAGATAGATAAGAGGGAAACGAAACTGGAgtaataatcaaaatacaatctACCATGTAGATAGGGAAAATACTCGGTGGTTTTAgttgaaaaatgtaaatagtTGAAagttatcaaaattttctaatatttaaacaCCAAAGTTGACCAAGATGGCAAAAAggcaagaaacaagaaaatgaaagacaACTATCGTTATGATACAAATTTGACCAAAATGAAGATATGATAATGTTTCCAAAATTCTCGATGCAAGTAGTTCGCTCAATTATTTGATAAGAATGATTTCCCCACTAGctcaataaaaaacaattaatccTTGTACGCAAGTTATCATAGTGAAGCATTGACACTGTGACCCTTGGCATTATAAATTACGAATTtaagataaagaagagaagaatcaagCAAAAGTTGTGTTTCTCATAAAGATCTCAAAGATATTCCTACTACACATGGGTTCTCTTGACTTGCCTTACGCTTCATCGTTCAAGGTTTTTTTCTcagtttatatttataaaaatcaaatgaattacTCATCACTATAACACACTAATTATGTTGTTATCAGGGAGGAAGTGAAACCTTTCTCCAGAATGTATTTGAAAGTATACTGAAAACGTATTTGAGGAAGAACCCGATGGCGAAGACGATATGGGAACTAGTTAAGTCGGTGGACAACGAAAAGATCTCTTACGACCACTTCTTTTTCAGGACATTTAAGGTATGAATTTACTCTTCAAAAATTTGGTGAAATTGTGTGCAGGAGGATCTAAAACCTTAACAAATTGGtcaaatatattgattagCAAGTTCTTTGCAAATACGATTATAGTAAATCTACCtatttaacaattaaaaaagtggttttatacttttaattGATGCCTTTGcaaatatatacttttcttcAAGCTCATCTTGTAATCCTTGAGATCTTCTAACATTAACGGCATCAATTAAAAGTATAAGCGCTAaatggttttaattttatacttttatgtCAGCAATTTTTGAGACctgttttttctattttaccaGTG
This sequence is a window from Arabidopsis thaliana chromosome 1 sequence. Protein-coding genes within it:
- a CDS encoding GRIP/coiled-coil protein, putative (DUF1664) (Protein of unknown function (DUF1664); CONTAINS InterPro DOMAIN/s: Protein of unknown function DUF1664 (InterPro:IPR012458); BEST Arabidopsis thaliana protein match is: Protein of unknown function (DUF1664) (TAIR:AT2G02730.2); Has 199 Blast hits to 190 proteins in 29 species: Archae - 0; Bacteria - 14; Metazoa - 2; Fungi - 2; Plants - 161; Viruses - 0; Other Eukaryotes - 20 (source: NCBI BLink).), which produces MAMQAGVGLSRIFLLAGAGYTGTIMMKNGKLSDLLGELQSLVKGMEKSGEGSEGDSDVSDAIAAQVRRLAMEIRQLASQQHITVMNGVSGANLQALAVPAAALGALGYGYMWWKGLSFTDLMYVTKANMAAAVANLTKNLEQVSETLAAAKRHLTQRIQNLDDKVEKQIDLSKEINSQVISARENISSLEMDLESLHNLITGLDGKLDTLEYKQDVTNVFMLNLYNYFGGKSTKLPEMEQLQLPVNQRARNLLADVETKGLKNLAEELFKSNGTQVTTTVKQISLSKVNVKSRPLLSRAASAKC
- a CDS encoding uncharacterized protein (unknown protein; FUNCTIONS IN: molecular_function unknown; INVOLVED IN: biological_process unknown; LOCATED IN: cellular_component unknown.) gives rise to the protein MTSPPSPFAISPAAAVAADLPNDPDLTIVGFLKSPDSLPLYLLIGMIVYTVSIPLLQLQFHAFCIDKWFQLCSTCPSCRGIPVIYHPLLNVLIQK